The Culex quinquefasciatus strain JHB chromosome 2, VPISU_Cqui_1.0_pri_paternal, whole genome shotgun sequence genome contains the following window.
gcgaggaagtcggagctgacgttgaagttcgagctggagtgagacctcggaaacggcatcggattcagctaatgttcagcaactttcacttggagtcggaatctgtgaagtcgggtatttttggagagctgaagtcggcgttgacgtcatatcctgcatccagagtcggagttgtcttcaaagtatggattcaaagtcgcttgaaggaACCCGACTCTACAGTCCTGATTAGTACAGAAGAGTtttggcaactgcaggtttatttgcaaatggcaaataaaccaaaacaaaaactttttttgatatggagacataccagttcaataacaatttttgttattatgctgctttacctctccgcacaaaataacaaatcttgttattccttcatgattccttctgtgttattggtttgttatggcaataacaacataataacagtttaagttattcttcgaacaaatctttgttattgatttttgttattttaacaactaatccgatcatcccatcCCATATcccatatttcgatcttctcacaatatcaaaaaccgaccttcccaagttatttccgtctgctcgggttataAGATATTGAAAACTTTTGACCGTAGCAGTACTGTTttaatgatgaaaattttgtgATAATATTTACTTTAACAAAATGATAAATTATTCTTGAAATGCGAAATAAGTATTTAATTATACTctagtttcaaaacttttgaaaaaaatcttttaattttctatgaaTTTGTATTCATTACAATGATGAATGGTATATATGTTTAATTTATGCTAACAAATATTTTCTGAATCTatggatttttaaatgttcTTATATGTTTTGTCACAGAAATTTgagtttcacatttttttaacattatttgttattttttccaaataagaagtcttttcgaaaaagataaaaaaattaaatcattttttgcaataaaatacaTTACTATGAAGAagttagttatttaaaaaaaccatcACAAGACAATTATGTTTTAAGCATATGATACTAACTCGAAACTGATATGGATCGCATTCTATTCTTGTCTATTTATGAGGTTTCAAGAAGAATTTTCGTTATTTGAAAATCTATaagaatacagtccagactcgattatccgaaggccccGGAAAAGAATCActtcaaataatcaaaagttcggataatcgaatctaaaaaaaaaattttttttttggctgtcTAATTTTACTGTCGAGTTAAGTACTCAACTCGAatctgatgtttaaaacaagaaaaagaaaaaaacgaaaaaaaaaaaataatcgaaacttcggataatcgaggctttgaataattgagtctggactgttgtAACATAAATTAActggttttataaaaatatttcgttTTCTCGTTTAAAAACTGTCTCAATAAATTGGTTTTAGGATTGTAAGAcgttattattttaattacttACATGCGACatgttttttactgaaaaaattgTTGCTGCAAGAAAGGAAATGGCATGTTTGTGACACgtgtgatttttgattttcaaaatatattttcatttatATTGAATTAACAAGAATCTAATATTAGGAATATGAGCTTTATGCTGAGATACCAAAGTGTGGACAAGAGgtgtttttattgtgtttttatAGGAATGGTATAACATTTAATCAAGATGCAGAGCAGATTGGTGAAACGAGCACACGCACTCAGCAAATCTATGACTGGGATTCATGATCGGACTCTGCAAAACAAAGTGTGTTAATTATTTGTGATGAGAATTCATTGGGAAGTGTTGTTTACCCCATTCACTGTCGTCTGACTCAGCCTTATCGAAGATTtcaagcaactttttgtgaaagtTGACCTTATCCTCGGCCAACACTTTCCATTCATTGTACACGTTGTTACCATACCGATTCATCGTTTGAAGAATACAGTGCCGCCAAGTAAATCCTGGGCGGCAGGCGCGTAGACGTGCTGGTCGTAATCTGGCGGCAACTCGCAGTATATGGCTTCGCGGGCGTCGGTAGACGTGTCCCCACCAGCGCATCTGGAACATACGGATCTTCTTCGTGATCCTCCGTTTCCGGAGAAGAAAGTTCAATGAAGGTGGAACGGTAGTGCTGCTGTGGTCCCGACACTGTTTGTGCAACGAATGTACTATCTGTCGTTCATAGCCTCGAATCGATCGGCGGCTATACTTCGTCAAAACGGCCGTTTGCGTCCCATAGATCATTGACGGGGCGATCAAGGACTCGTAGAACGCTCTTCCCAGGTACCACGGTGGACGATATTTGCGTAGAAAATCCATCACAACTCTGGATGCCCGCAGAGCATTCCGGCATCGGGTCCGGACGGTCAGCGGTCGGTCGAGTCTTGCAGTAAGTTGAACTCCTAAGTACTTGATTGGTTCGGTGGTTTTATACActtttccgaggatttcgacTTCCGGAACAGCCTCCCCCTTCGGCTCCCTGACCAGTACCTTGCATTTTGATTCATTTAGTTTCAAACCAACGTAAGCCAGATGTTCCTTAAGAGATGTGAGTATCGTTTCGACGTCGGACACCTGCTCGGCGATGATGATTAAATCGTCTGCGAAAGCTAGGAGGAATGGTAGGTTTAGGGAACCTTCTGGGTTCAATCGGAGGTTGACCACTTCGTCTGCGACCGTCTCTAGTACCGCTTCCATGATGAGATTGAACAAGAAGGGCGACAGGGGGCATCCCTGTTTGATACCCCTGCGTCGTTCCATGGGTCTCGTTAGTTGTCGCTGCCAAAGCACTTGCTGGACCTCACCCCTGAGGCACTCAATCACGCGATTGATAACGTTGTTGGGAACTCCTTTTTCTATAATCCATTCAAAGTAAGCAACAtgtaaatgaagttttttttttgagtactcACGTCGTAGTATTGCGGGCAAGGTCAGCAGGCACACACTGTCGAAGGCCTTTTCAATATCTAAGGACATTAGCACAGTGGTCTCCCCCCCGTTCCATCGCTCTTGCAGTAGGCGCTGAAGAACAAACAAGTGGTCCGTTGATGATCTACCGGGCAAAAACGCAGCCTGGTGATTGCCAATCGGACCCACGAGATGTTGTAGCTTGTCCAGAATCCAAATGGCGTACACCTTGTAGGCACTGCTGCTGAGACATATCTTCCGGTAGTGTCCGGTTTGGGTTGGGTTCTTAACCTTGGGAATCGGCACAACGACTACTTGTTTCCAATCAGCTGGCATATGATTTTCCTCCCAGACCTTTTTCAAAAGCTCATGTAGGTCGTGCAGCACTCGTTCCCCTCCGTACTTCAGGTATTCTGCGTACAGGTTGTCCACGCCGGGTGTCTTGCCGTTCTTGATTCTCTCCAAAATCGCACGGACTTCATCGATCGTAGGTGGGTCTGGTAAAGGAGGACATGCTGACTCAGGCTGGAGGTTGGGAATCAGGTCTGGACCACTGTCTTCCTGAAACCAGTCGGCAAGTTTAATAGCGGGTGACACAGTTGAGGGCTTCTTGGATGGCTGCATTTTCTTAAATCGCTTGAAAAATTTGTGTGCTTTGATGAGGCGGTACCCGACGCGGTACGTTTTAGTATCATTTAGAATGTCTAGAGTGTCCTTCTCTTCGCTCTCCCGGATTTTACGACGGAGGTTCTCCTTCTCCGTTCCTCAAGACGATGTTTCCATTTGGGTTGATAAGAACGGTGCGCCCAGAATTGGCACTTCTTAAGGTGTGCTAAGGCAAGTCTGCACTCTCGATTCATGATCACCCTTCTCTTCAAAGTAGTGTTGGCAGCACTCGTTAATCCCTCCTTCATTCTGGTCCAGCTCTGCTCTACGGACTCGTTGATCGAGCTAGCTGGTTCTATGGCTGACAGATGATCTTTGAACTTCTTCCTAATTGGCTCGTGTCGTAGAAGTAAGGGATCTACATCAACTCTTTGTTGAGGTGGTCGTTTCTGTGGGATGGTCCGTGGAGCTGATCGGTTCTTCACTATATTGGTGAGCATCAATTTGTGATCGGTGGAGAGCTGTGTGGGCCACGAGCATTGAAGGCTTTTCAGGTACAACTTGGAGTTTTTGTGGGTAAGTAAATGATCGATCTGACTACAGCGATCTCCACGCTTCCAAGTATACCTGAAGCTAGCGTTGGCCTTCGTGTTTCGAACAACCAACGAATGTAATCCAACGAAGAAGCGCATTTGTTGGCCGTTTTCATTGAACGATGTGTGACCCACTGTCCTACCGATCAATTGCTGCTCTGCCTCGTCGAGTCCAACATTCGCGAGCTGGCTGTTGAAGTCTCCGAGTATGATCAGTTGTTGGAAGTTCGGAAGCGTGCTAATCAGAGtccctacacccaaaggaaaaatatatctcaaaatctgcaacattggatttgctgcagaaaatgtcatattttataacattttttgcagcaagcccgtagatcatttttgcccgcgtgtaaaaatttcagcgatctgcagttctcaccaacacatataatgctggcccgtccccgagcaacactccaaagaaaAGCATAtattggtgctctttcactcacttttcatcaagcgtccatggcgcggtggtaacgtgtcggatcaataaccaagaagttggtggttcaattctcgttctgcttagtgttttttttgtgaaatacaatcaaaaagccgtcggtaatgtcgataattgtcggtaacgggcaaaaatgtcatactcgtatatcgcaaaaaatgcatgaggacagatttcatgcagattctgatatactttcatgccgccatgcatcacaatcatgcgactgccagttgggtgtaggcTGGAGAAGAAGGGGGCGCTGTTCTGGTTGGGGCCGTGGACATTTACCAAGTCCAAATAACAGGAAGCGTCATCTGTCTTTGAGTGAGTTACAATTAGGATTAAGAAGGTCAATTTTATCAATGGCGATCCTCACCTGGTAGACTAGTTGCGCATACTGGATGTTGCTGCCTTGATTCTTTTTATGCCATATCGCTATCGGGTAATCTCGGTGCACAAGAATGGCAAGTCCTCGTCTTTTGTTCCGAGCGGGTTCTCCCATATGCCAATGGTAATGATCGGAAAGAGCCTCCCCGCACGGTAGATTCACCTCCTGCAGGACAGCAACGTGAACTTTATGGCTGACCAAGAGGGCGTCTATTTCGTCACGCTTGGCGGAGACCCGGCATCCGTTAACGTTAAGGGATCCTAAGCGGAGGCCCTGGTGCGATGGAATGGTCATACTCGAGTGGACACTTTGCGGAGTGCCCGCAAATTCGGTGCGCGAGATATTGTCAGCAATTATGATGGGGTTTTTACCGTCTGATGTTGTCTCGGGAACTTGAGGTAGACGAGGTTGGTCTGGGACGATTCGAAGCACACTACTGAAGGTCGAACTATCATCCGCAATGTGCTCATAAATGTGAACGGCAGCAGAACCAGCTTGATCAGCGGGGTTCATTCGTAGCGTATCCTGGTTGTATCTGTACAGGTAGATGGTCACACCTAGTAGCGAAGAGAGCAGAACGAGGGACGCGACACCACCATTCTGAAGGCCGGTCTTCAAGCGGAAGATAAACGTTTGCAAGGATTCGTTGTCGATAGGTATTCCGAGTGAGGTCAGGACGGCCGGTTCCAGATGGACAATCTCATCGGCAATCAGGCAGCGAAGGTTGCTGCAGGTATCTTCTCCAACTTCCGTTCGCGTGAGTTGGTGTAGCACGGCGCTCATGAGAGACGCCTGATCATCTTTCAATGTGCACACCTCCAATTGGGGGGAACGATCAGTAGGTCGGATTATTTCAACCCTTCTGCCGACCGGGGCCGTCAGGATGCTGGATGCTCGACGCACACAGTAGACGCTGTCATAGTGGTTTCTTTGGTTGCGAGATCCTCGATACAAGATGTGGCACTCGGTAGTTGGCTCTGCAACCGTGGGGAAGTAGGAAAGCGTGGCATTGTTCTGGTGGATGTAGATTCTGGTTGAATGGAAATTTGAAAGTGCAACGATGCTCTCCTCTCCTCCCCAACTACCAAGGGCTTCAAGCTTgcgaagaaaaagtttcacTTTATGATCAAGAGGAGAGTTCCCGGGAACATCAGCAGCGTATATTTCCAGAGTATCCTGGTAAAGATCTGGACGGTTCCGAAGTTCACGTATGGCATTGGCGCGGAGTAGGTCTCGATAAACCGGGAAGAGCGAGTTCCGTGGCGTTAAGCCATATAACTGGTGTGCGAGGGCACTGTAAAGGCAGTTGCCGTCTTTTGGGACAGGTTGAACCCAATACAAGTTCCCGCATTGTCTTTGTATTGTTCCACCTAAATTCCAGAGCCAAGATAGCTTATGCTTATTAATTATtctattttaattgaaaatcattAGTAACAAACCATGTTAAATATCAGAGGTAGAATGAAAAGCACGCGGTAGATTGAAACAAAGCGAAATGAGAAAAGAATGACAGTTGTGCgggtttaaatatttgaatgctTTTGAAGGGAAGTCAAAAAGTGGGGTTATGTCACTGTTTGTTAAAGACAAAGGCAAGTGTAATGGAATAGGTAACGTTGGTAAAAAGCTTTGAATGTGTTAAAGACGTCACTTCAGTAGGACATAACCTTGAACACTGGTTTGTTTCACTCATAGTCACAATAAATGTGAAAGTTCTCTGAGGTTTAGCAGATGATTGGTGCTTTGAGGCACCATGTGAGAGGAGCAGCTTCCAGCAGGTCGGAGCAGTGTGGCCAATGACAAACGGATCTGTGCGGCGTTGCAGTTGTCGGGCGGTGTGGTCGGGTTGCACCCGATTTCGATGCTGCGGCGGCGGATGTAGAACGGCGAGCAGTTTCCAGTCTTCAAGACCCGGGTGAGCTCGTTCCTTGATGACATTTcaagcgcgcgcgcgcgcccccctgtgtgtgtgtgtgtgtgtatgggtGTGTGTGTGACAGACAATTATCAGGAACTATAGATACTCTACTATTGCTTGAAATTCTACACAATTTAGGGTACTTTgctattcttttttatttttttatttatttatttatttttgcagtaCAGACTGTTTCCATTATATTGATGccttccaaaaataattttcagtctAATTTAAAAATCGCTACAATGTTCAGGCCTATAAATGTAAATTGGTTAATGTGTGTATGAGAGTGTGTATGAGTTTATTTGTTCTTTTTTCTTGTTCATGTCTAGTccaataaatttttttaaaccgcgtaaaatttacaaaatcggTCGATAAATCCAAATCATATCTTATTGAAAATAACCGTTATAGGGTCATTATTTAATAACTTAGTATACGCGTTCTTGATCATTTTGCTATCGTTTCGTTAGTTTGTCAACTGTACTAGTAGATTGTTACAATCCGAATAATGTGTTTAATTCTCACGGTGAAAAACTCATTTCTATAGAATCGTTTACCGAAAGGCACGCTGACATTTAGGATAGACCACTAACGcgcgtttttgattttttttgactcGATTGTAAGCAGCGGAACCTCGCGGTTATTCTGCAACGTGTTTTTCGGAGcccttttatttgatattttatttttcataagtccttcttttatcttcgttgattggaaggcacgtcgCCGGTTTAGTTGttctaatttcattacaatcgatTACGTGgtgtcctattttctttttATTGATAATCGTTTATCGTAATTATTCATCCCAtctggcagttttagtattaactcataaAACTATCGATCTCATGAAAagtaaagcgtcttttatttactatttttgaaatttgctcgcgttatctaaattgtagtaacagtaaaaatatactgataagtccagcccaaaGCACttatgctcggttggcacgcgttcgattaaaaaaactttctaaatcatcactaatttatctttccgcagtcggctgcctaagatttaaaaaatttcaaccgataaacaaaatgctcatggtcacatcactgccactcgtgaatcctgacctcatacccatctactaaccccctcaaaactcatgtgatactttgtcggagaagcagtcgattgggcggtctctatcactcaagtatcggactaacattcccatccacttccccgtgactctaccactggtcgtggccggcgccggtattgatcagcatgataggggcctttgagaagttgcgaagcgaggaaagatagcacccactcatcttccacggctcgtggatgtaacttctggaggtcctggtcaataacggagtagcaactgcgggtgggcacctatgcttatgcttatgctaatTAACAAGAATCTAATATTAGTTTAAAAACCTTCCACAAGGGTTTAATATCATATAAAAATTGCTAAAACTTGAAATTAATATTGCCATTTATGTGATGTAGCATTCAAATTAATATCCAATTGATgaagcatgttttttttaaatagatgtTTCATAATACGAATTTGGCTGTGAATAGCATttgctttgaatttttatttcaagtaaatgcgttttaattgatttaacaaaatttggatgaaaataatTTATACCCTCGAACGTAATGGTTTGTTGCATGACAATATTTACTTCTATAGAAACATTCTAATTTACGCTCAGTTTCGAtgaatcaccaaaaatcaatcAACTCCCACACGCAAgttcatcaaactatcgattgcAAATAAGCACTATCCGATAATTACAGCCAAATAAACTCCTCCTAATGACTGGTTGGTCTGTTTACCGTGCGTGTAATCTCTCCCTCCTATTCAGAAGGGGGAGAGAAAAACTTTTAGCTTGCTCGTCGGAGAAAAAACAAGGGAAAACTTTCCACTTTTCCGCCACTTTCGACTTTGTTCCATTCAATTGGTTCAGACTTGGGCAATCAAATTACGTCGTGGCGGCCCAAACCTCATAATGACCTCCCTCAGCAACAATCATCACAACCCCGCAACTAAAGAAGCAGcaggaaaaaaaacatcgaagTCTAATCAAGATTAATCGATTTCGGGGCCCTTTATTACCATCAAACAGTGCAGAGTGAATGTGGGTGGGTGCAATTCTCGCGGGAACCAGCCCATGCAGTGTGAGGAGTCATCTTTGTGCTGACTTGGCCTGTCTAGTCGCCAAAAACTTCGTCAGAACTTGCAGACGTTCGCTCAGCGCAAATACGCAACTCGCACATTCCCTGTCTAGGAGTCATTCATCCGGAAGCTGGCGGAGCTGAGAAAGTCATAAATTCTCATACATCGGCATCATAAATCATCGCCGAAGGAGAGGAAGTTCTGGCGAATCCTCTGAGAAGTCCTGCCAACAACAACGACGCTAGTAACCGGAAAGAACCGGAAGCTATGGAGACCAACTTGgaggcatcatcatcatcatcagttcGGCTAGCTTTGGCAACCAAACCGTTGAATGTGTAGCTTCAAGATGAGTTCGAGGTACTAATGACGTGACCAACCGACCATCTCAACGCCGAAGCCGCGCCGCTGTCTGCTAACAAGGTTTCTTGTGCGTGGAAAGTTGTTGATGgtgctggtttttttttgtgttaggaAGAAATGTACCATTAGTAGGGGTGACTTTAAGTCAATaacgttattttttaagaaattttgaaacttatACAATTGAAACGTAATCaaaaaacttttaactttttaactggGCAAATTTGAGTTTGAAGTGGACTCagttgaaaaattgcaaaaaaaaaacaatttccaaaacccctgaaaattttggGGATTTCTTTTGATTCTAGTAAAAGttgattgtttttaataaaaataatcaaaaaaaggtTCTTTGTATAGaaattcaaaagttagttaaaaaaaagtttccccttgaaaatgtgattttttgcaattccgtcgtgaaactacttacttttcctgtcattcttgaacgacgaaatagcctacttttctgtaccaaacataacagaatcgaatagcaacactttttaaaataaatgctgaaaagttctactcaaatgggtgttgaaaagttgaacttttcagcacttgtttcgaaaagtaacactattcaacatttttttgatttgaacgatttcttgacaaaatacatgaaaatttgacataaaatttcactcactgTGTGTttcttggaattgcaaaaaatgttgtatggaactcgttgcaaaacttgattttttcagcactcttcgtatttatccaactcggtgaacctcgttgaataaatgtacgattcgtgctgaaaaaatcctctttttgcaacttgttgcataaactactattatcacAACATTGTTCTTAGTTAACAGTCAGTTGCCAGAAAAGTACCCGTAGACTACTAAGCCCCATTACATTACATGGATTTTTAACAAGCTGTAATTTGGCAAATATTTCATGAAATATCAACTTCATATATACCATTGGATTCGTTAATTAATCAACTTTAATATAAAAAGCGTTACATGGGATTCAAGGGCCCAGAGCACATTGTGAAATGACCCAAAATACGAACTTATATAggtttttatttcttaaaaatttggctatataatttttatttgaagtattgtaaaaatagttacgatatctatttttcaaaaattgtttaaatatttttaacatgtttaaattttttcccCTTAAAGTAGAGGTTGAATAAGTTGGTATTTTGGGTCATTTTACGATGTGCTCTGGGCCCTTGAATTCCATGTCACGCTGTTTTTTTCCTTTGGCCCCT
Protein-coding sequences here:
- the LOC119767431 gene encoding uncharacterized protein LOC119767431 yields the protein MSAVLHQLTRTEVGEDTCSNLRCLIADEIVHLEPAVLTSLGIPIDNESLQTFIFRLKTGLQNGGVASLVLLSSLLGVTIYLYRYNQDTLRMNPADQAGSAAVHIYEHIADDSSTFSSVLRIVPDQPRLPQVPETTSDGKNPIIIADNISRTEFAGTPQSVHSSMTIPSHQGLRLGSLNVNGCRVSAKRDEIDALLVSHKVHVAVLQEVNLPCGEALSDHYHWHMGEPARNKRRGLAILVHRDYPIAIWHKKNQGSNIQYAQLVYQVRIAIDKIDLLNPNCNSLKDR